In one Aquificaceae bacterium genomic region, the following are encoded:
- a CDS encoding RsmD family RNA methyltransferase, whose product MKKASGKQKLRPTSNLVKQAVFNILGDIEGLVFFDLFAGTGQMGLMAEERGAEVIFVEKNPKFAEKIGHKAKGKVVIEDVLRFLERTDIRADIIFADPPYSYEFYDKLIELSLKNLKEGGIFMLEHSSKLDFSAERKKIYGDTALSIWRKEE is encoded by the coding sequence GTGAAAAAAGCAAGTGGAAAACAAAAACTCAGACCTACTTCTAACCTTGTCAAGCAGGCGGTTTTCAACATACTGGGAGACATAGAGGGGCTCGTGTTTTTTGACCTGTTTGCAGGGACAGGGCAGATGGGTCTTATGGCAGAAGAAAGAGGTGCAGAGGTAATTTTTGTGGAGAAGAACCCAAAGTTTGCAGAAAAAATAGGGCATAAAGCCAAAGGTAAAGTGGTGATAGAAGATGTGCTGAGGTTTCTGGAGAGGACAGACATAAGAGCAGACATTATCTTCGCAGATCCACCATATAGCTATGAGTTTTATGATAAACTTATAGAACTCTCGCTGAAAAACCTCAAAGAAGGGGGTATTTTTATGCTTGAACATTCCAGTAAACTGGACTTCTCCGCAGAAAGAAAGAAAATTTATGGCGATACTGCCCTGTCCATATGGAGGAAGGAAGAATGA
- the coaD gene encoding pantetheine-phosphate adenylyltransferase codes for MKRAVYPGTFDPPHLGHLDIVKRAVRIFDYLVVAVARNPRKNLLFSMEERMDMFSKMVEGIKGVEVKGFDGLLVDFMKQEGIEVIVRGVRLFTDFEYELQIALNNYKLAKVETVFMMPSQDYIHISSTIVRDIASYCGCVKGLVHPYVEEKLRERFGCDSESKKFSSRSSKE; via the coding sequence ATGAAGAGAGCGGTCTATCCAGGCACCTTTGACCCGCCCCATCTGGGACATCTGGATATAGTCAAAAGGGCGGTAAGGATTTTTGACTACCTTGTGGTGGCAGTAGCCAGAAATCCCAGAAAAAACTTGCTGTTTAGCATGGAGGAGAGGATGGATATGTTTTCAAAGATGGTAGAGGGCATTAAAGGGGTTGAGGTGAAGGGCTTTGACGGGCTTCTTGTGGACTTTATGAAGCAAGAGGGAATTGAGGTAATCGTTCGTGGTGTAAGGCTCTTTACGGACTTTGAATACGAGCTTCAGATAGCCCTCAACAACTACAAACTGGCGAAGGTAGAAACCGTTTTCATGATGCCATCACAGGACTACATTCACATAAGCTCCACCATCGTAAGGGACATAGCCTCTTACTGTGGGTGTGTAAAGGGTCTTGTGCACCCTTATGTGGAAGAGAAACTTAGAGAGAGGTTTGGATGCGATTCAGAGAGCAAGAAATTTTCAAGTAGAAGTTCAAAGGAGTGA
- the cynS gene encoding cyanase — MRHLREELRQSMLETKLRKGLSWEDVSKFLGKSPVYSAMLVYGYGQCDDSETKLLGDLFELTAQQREILKSAPYREPVQPWPPTDPFVYRFYEIVLLYMPVIKDVAHEIFGDGIMSAIDMSIDLKKVVDEAGNDRMLISFNGKWLRYKKF; from the coding sequence ATGAGACATTTGAGGGAAGAGCTTAGACAGAGTATGCTCGAGACCAAGCTAAGGAAAGGACTTTCATGGGAGGATGTGTCAAAGTTTCTCGGAAAGAGCCCAGTTTACTCTGCCATGCTTGTCTATGGTTACGGACAATGTGATGATTCAGAGACCAAATTACTTGGTGATCTCTTTGAACTCACCGCACAACAGAGAGAAATTTTAAAGAGCGCACCATACAGAGAACCGGTACAACCATGGCCGCCAACAGACCCTTTTGTATACAGATTCTATGAAATAGTCCTTCTCTACATGCCCGTTATTAAAGATGTGGCTCACGAAATATTTGGGGATGGAATAATGAGCGCCATAGACATGTCCATAGACTTAAAAAAGGTTGTTGATGAGGCAGGAAATGACCGGATGCTTATAAGTTTCAATGGAAAATGGCTCAGATACAAAAAATTTTAA
- a CDS encoding FAD-dependent oxidoreductase has translation MKVFVVGAGMAGHALVEELLKAGQAVEIHLFGEERSLPYNRIFLSDIIAGRKLPSQLILKSYQRYEEEGVKLHLGERMERIFPDTKKIITSRGSVYSYDRLVLALGSVPSMPPVKGVEKKGVFTFRNMGDVYGILEMARVSKRAVVIGGGLLGVELSSALREAGLDVSLVHILDRLMEQWLDETASRMLSRKLEGMGIRVLLGSRTVEVMGERKAEGIRLSNGEVLEGDFVVFATGVRPNTSLAVASGLKVNRGILVNDFLETSAQDVYAVGECIEHRGRTFGLLSPVMEQVRVCARNLLYGNAERYEGSFEHALLKVAGVRLLSAGKVHETEEDETALYMDRENYRKAVVSKGRLVGVILYGNLSGSERMLSMIKSGEGIRDFSFLIKDLVVEERELKPEDMVCNCNLVSYGELLKAIRGGARTLEDIQRLTKASTSCGSCAPLVEDILKKHVKARPQRINKVEEYKRAKHPFERNLMESLINWAEDGDWQKVPEEDREIGLKWYGVFYRKATPGYFMVRVRITHGKLSSEQALVLAHLSKKFGKNDVDITSRQQIQLRWIELKDLPKVLEAIEAVGLTTLQTGMDNIRNITGDPLSGLVEESFIDTLPIARRITEVFLGKKQHADLPRKFNLALLGSKHDCINCRFNDLCFSLAVKDGKLGFNVYGGGKIGSGGPEPALDLNIFLLPYEAVEVSKTVFELYSDMGNREDRNKNRFYFLIKELGIEGLRKELERRLLRRLQERGEDLVEKWGEREGIIRQRNGLYAVSMIVPGGIFTGEDLEMVAYLSRKYGSGELRLSVYQNVYIVNVPEENLSELLSHPIFEKYPISTSPYFTNLIACQGSRTCAFGVIENKPDALKLANYLSQQLPTEKPIRMHWSGCAKGCGQHGAGDLGFVGTKMKEKGEVVLAVDVFVRGRKISTVPLSDLNEYVKKMIMEGAV, from the coding sequence ATGAAGGTTTTTGTGGTAGGTGCGGGCATGGCAGGTCATGCCCTTGTGGAGGAACTCTTAAAAGCAGGCCAAGCCGTGGAGATTCACCTTTTTGGTGAGGAAAGAAGCCTTCCTTATAACAGGATATTCCTTTCAGACATAATAGCCGGCAGGAAACTGCCATCACAGTTAATCCTGAAAAGCTACCAGAGATACGAAGAGGAGGGGGTGAAACTGCACCTTGGCGAGCGCATGGAGAGGATATTTCCGGATACCAAAAAGATAATTACCTCAAGGGGCAGTGTTTATTCCTACGACAGGCTTGTTCTGGCATTGGGCAGTGTTCCCAGCATGCCCCCAGTGAAAGGGGTGGAGAAGAAGGGTGTTTTCACCTTCAGAAATATGGGGGATGTATACGGAATCCTTGAAATGGCAAGGGTTTCAAAGAGGGCAGTGGTAATAGGTGGTGGTCTGCTCGGTGTAGAGCTCTCCTCTGCCCTCAGGGAGGCTGGGCTTGATGTCTCTCTTGTCCATATTCTTGACAGGCTAATGGAGCAGTGGCTGGACGAAACTGCCAGCAGGATGCTCTCAAGAAAGCTTGAGGGAATGGGTATAAGGGTTTTGCTCGGCAGTAGGACGGTGGAAGTGATGGGGGAAAGGAAGGCGGAGGGTATTAGACTCTCTAACGGTGAGGTGCTTGAGGGGGATTTTGTGGTTTTTGCCACAGGCGTGAGACCAAACACTTCACTGGCTGTTGCGAGCGGTCTGAAGGTCAACAGGGGTATACTGGTCAACGACTTTCTTGAGACCTCCGCTCAGGATGTGTATGCGGTGGGCGAATGTATAGAGCACAGAGGAAGAACCTTTGGACTGCTTAGCCCTGTGATGGAGCAGGTAAGGGTTTGTGCCAGAAACCTCCTCTACGGCAACGCAGAGAGGTATGAAGGTTCCTTTGAGCATGCCCTTCTTAAGGTTGCCGGCGTCAGGCTTCTTTCCGCCGGAAAGGTTCACGAGACGGAAGAGGACGAGACAGCCCTTTACATGGATAGGGAAAACTACAGAAAAGCGGTGGTTAGCAAGGGCAGGCTCGTGGGTGTGATACTCTACGGAAACCTCTCTGGGAGCGAGAGGATGCTCAGCATGATAAAGTCTGGGGAGGGGATAAGGGATTTCAGCTTCCTCATAAAAGACCTTGTGGTGGAGGAAAGGGAGCTAAAGCCCGAGGACATGGTGTGCAACTGCAATCTTGTCTCTTACGGAGAACTTCTTAAGGCAATTAGGGGAGGTGCAAGGACTCTTGAGGATATCCAGAGGCTCACAAAAGCCTCCACATCCTGCGGTAGCTGTGCACCCCTTGTGGAAGACATACTCAAAAAGCATGTAAAGGCAAGACCCCAGAGGATAAACAAGGTGGAAGAATACAAAAGAGCTAAACATCCCTTTGAAAGGAACCTCATGGAAAGTCTCATAAACTGGGCAGAGGATGGAGACTGGCAAAAGGTGCCGGAAGAGGACAGGGAGATTGGGCTCAAGTGGTATGGAGTGTTTTACAGAAAAGCGACGCCGGGCTACTTCATGGTAAGGGTCAGGATAACTCATGGAAAGCTGAGCTCCGAGCAGGCCCTTGTGCTTGCCCATCTTTCAAAGAAGTTTGGCAAGAATGATGTGGACATAACCTCAAGACAGCAGATTCAGCTCAGATGGATAGAGCTAAAAGACTTGCCGAAGGTGCTTGAAGCCATTGAGGCGGTAGGTCTGACCACCCTTCAGACGGGTATGGATAACATAAGAAACATCACGGGAGACCCACTTTCTGGTCTTGTGGAAGAGAGCTTCATAGACACACTTCCAATAGCAAGGAGGATAACGGAGGTATTCCTTGGAAAGAAGCAGCACGCTGACCTTCCCCGAAAGTTCAACCTGGCGTTGCTTGGCTCAAAGCATGACTGCATAAACTGCAGGTTCAACGACCTTTGCTTTTCTCTTGCAGTCAAGGATGGGAAACTGGGCTTTAATGTCTACGGCGGTGGAAAGATAGGCTCTGGAGGACCAGAACCAGCCCTTGACCTTAACATATTCCTGCTGCCCTATGAGGCGGTTGAAGTAAGCAAAACAGTCTTTGAGCTTTACTCTGATATGGGAAACAGAGAAGACAGAAACAAAAACAGGTTTTACTTCCTTATAAAGGAGCTTGGCATAGAAGGTCTGAGAAAGGAGCTTGAAAGAAGGCTTCTGAGAAGACTGCAGGAAAGGGGTGAAGACCTTGTGGAAAAATGGGGAGAGAGGGAGGGAATAATAAGGCAAAGGAACGGGCTCTACGCGGTAAGCATGATTGTTCCCGGTGGAATCTTTACAGGTGAAGACCTTGAGATGGTCGCATATCTTTCAAGAAAATACGGCAGTGGGGAGCTCAGGCTGAGCGTGTATCAGAACGTATACATAGTTAACGTGCCTGAGGAAAACCTCAGCGAGCTTCTCAGCCATCCCATATTTGAAAAATACCCCATATCCACATCACCTTACTTTACAAACCTTATTGCCTGTCAGGGTAGCAGAACCTGTGCCTTTGGAGTTATAGAGAACAAGCCCGATGCCCTCAAACTTGCAAATTATCTATCCCAGCAACTGCCTACAGAAAAGCCCATAAGGATGCACTGGTCTGGATGTGCCAAAGGCTGTGGACAACACGGTGCGGGAGACCTTGGCTTCGTGGGAACAAAGATGAAGGAAAAGGGAGAGGTTGTGCTTGCGGTAGATGTATTTGTAAGAGGTAGAAAGATAAGCACTGTGCCTCTGAGTGATTTGAACGAGTATGTTAAAAAGATGATAATGGAAGGTGCAGTATGA
- the speD gene encoding adenosylmethionine decarboxylase: protein MVKALGLHILADLYGVHPDLIDRVEDVRQLLESAVKVADLTKISSHYYQFQPHGATGVVLLAESHISIHTWPEHGLATVDVYTCGDPAKAYRAMDYIIATLEPTRVDKQVHERGLVGQSEASEFRSILLKI, encoded by the coding sequence ATGGTCAAAGCCCTCGGACTGCATATCCTAGCGGACCTGTATGGGGTCCACCCTGACCTCATTGACAGGGTGGAGGATGTGCGTCAGCTCCTTGAGAGCGCCGTCAAGGTAGCAGACCTCACCAAAATATCCTCCCACTACTACCAGTTCCAGCCCCACGGCGCCACCGGCGTGGTGCTTCTGGCGGAATCCCACATCTCCATTCACACCTGGCCCGAGCACGGTCTTGCTACCGTTGACGTCTACACCTGCGGAGACCCCGCAAAGGCCTACAGGGCAATGGACTACATAATAGCCACCCTTGAGCCCACAAGGGTTGACAAGCAGGTGCACGAAAGGGGTCTCGTGGGTCAGTCCGAGGCAAGTGAATTCCGAAGTATACTTCTAAAAATTTAA
- a CDS encoding BrnT family toxin, translated as MNASLSEYRFVWDEKKSSTLLREWGIDFPFLVREIARGKVVDIIPNKKRGYEGQLIIILCVNQYVWEVPVRVEGKEIRLITAYPSRKRRKEYMQRLGKYPCQD; from the coding sequence ATGAACGCAAGCCTGAGCGAATACAGGTTTGTCTGGGACGAGAAAAAGAGCTCTACTCTGCTAAGGGAATGGGGCATAGACTTCCCATTCTTAGTTCGTGAGATAGCAAGGGGGAAAGTTGTTGACATAATCCCAAACAAAAAGAGAGGATACGAAGGACAGCTAATCATAATCCTCTGTGTGAACCAGTATGTATGGGAGGTTCCTGTAAGGGTTGAAGGAAAGGAAATCAGGCTGATTACTGCATACCCAAGTCGCAAGAGGAGGAAAGAGTATATGCAAAGATTAGGCAAGTATCCATGTCAGGATTGA
- a CDS encoding ABC transporter permease has protein sequence MKAALSRNLSVAFISLVATSLLIGSWELLALSGQLLKVFPAPSQVYEFAVEEMENFFSRSEGSFGAGIHLYHSIKRVLIGFFIACVVGIPIGIILGFSGVLGRAFYPHVHILRQVSPLAWLPIGLALTRNSEYAAIFVIAICSVWPIMLSVASSIAFIPKAYYEVAGVFGIRGFRFIRRVLMPSILPQVIASMRVGFGISWMVIVAAEMLVGNRGIGYFIWNEWNNLNLSGVIFAILLIGAVGILVDSLFVQLEQAFNYNKRR, from the coding sequence ATGAAAGCGGCACTTTCCAGAAACCTGAGTGTTGCCTTCATAAGCCTTGTGGCCACCTCCCTTCTCATTGGTTCATGGGAGCTGCTCGCCCTTTCTGGGCAGCTCCTGAAAGTTTTCCCTGCACCTTCGCAGGTTTACGAGTTCGCTGTAGAAGAAATGGAAAACTTCTTTTCCAGAAGCGAAGGGAGCTTTGGAGCTGGTATTCACCTCTATCACAGCATAAAGAGAGTTTTGATTGGCTTTTTTATAGCTTGCGTAGTGGGCATACCTATCGGTATCATACTTGGCTTTAGTGGCGTTCTTGGAAGGGCTTTTTACCCTCATGTCCATATTCTCAGACAAGTATCTCCATTAGCGTGGCTTCCAATAGGACTTGCCCTTACAAGAAACTCAGAGTACGCAGCAATATTTGTGATAGCTATCTGTTCCGTTTGGCCCATAATGCTCAGTGTAGCTTCCTCCATTGCATTTATTCCTAAAGCTTATTATGAGGTTGCAGGCGTTTTTGGTATAAGAGGCTTCAGGTTTATAAGAAGGGTTCTAATGCCTTCAATACTTCCCCAGGTAATAGCCAGTATGAGAGTGGGTTTTGGTATTTCATGGATGGTAATTGTGGCTGCGGAAATGCTGGTAGGTAACAGGGGTATAGGGTATTTTATTTGGAACGAATGGAACAATCTCAACCTATCTGGAGTCATATTTGCCATACTTCTCATAGGAGCAGTGGGTATACTCGTAGACTCTCTTTTTGTGCAGCTGGAACAGGCTTTTAACTATAACAAGAGGAGGTAA
- a CDS encoding gamma-glutamyl-gamma-aminobutyrate hydrolase family protein (Members of this family of hydrolases with an active site Cys residue belong to MEROPS family C26.) produces MKALAIRHVKIEHLGLLEPILQELGIVWEYLDTSEGQNLKGALEEYSLLIVLGGYMGAYEEKMYPFLSYEYRIMEKALKKDIPILGICLGSQMLARVLGARVYRGERGKEIGWMKVYKTGEHDYFRDFPQELTVFQWHGDTFDLPSGAVRVYSSEKYENQAFVYNRAVGLQFHIEVDINMVHEWMQTSKEELSEEAIKINEILGSYADGHIALLHRLLKVMLFNE; encoded by the coding sequence ATGAAAGCTCTTGCGATAAGACATGTAAAGATTGAGCATCTGGGGTTGCTTGAACCCATCTTGCAGGAACTTGGCATAGTGTGGGAGTATCTGGACACCTCAGAAGGTCAGAACCTCAAAGGAGCTCTTGAGGAATACTCACTCCTTATAGTCCTTGGGGGCTACATGGGTGCCTACGAAGAGAAGATGTATCCCTTTCTGAGCTACGAATATAGAATCATGGAAAAGGCACTGAAGAAGGACATACCCATCCTCGGTATATGCCTTGGCTCTCAGATGCTTGCCAGAGTGCTTGGTGCGAGGGTCTACAGGGGAGAGAGGGGAAAGGAGATAGGATGGATGAAGGTATACAAAACCGGTGAGCACGACTATTTCAGGGATTTTCCACAGGAGCTCACCGTCTTTCAGTGGCACGGGGACACCTTTGACCTACCCTCTGGTGCTGTCAGAGTTTACTCTTCCGAAAAGTATGAAAATCAAGCCTTTGTTTACAATAGGGCGGTGGGTCTTCAGTTTCATATAGAGGTGGACATAAATATGGTACATGAGTGGATGCAAACAAGTAAGGAAGAACTAAGTGAAGAGGCTATAAAAATAAATGAAATTCTTGGCTCTTATGCTGACGGGCACATTGCACTGCTCCATAGGCTTCTTAAGGTTATGTTGTTTAACGAATAA
- a CDS encoding ABC transporter substrate-binding protein, giving the protein METKASKMLRGLIHLEGCTCNDCNGSSNLLDASQMNRREFTIALAGAMLTMLYDIKSAMASPPQDVEKPELTIGFIPITCATPLLTASINKFFEKYGLKVKLRKFSGWAEIRDAFISGEIDGAHLLAPLPIALSLGVSGSPIPTRLVAMQNINGQAITLSSKYRDKVKGPADFKGMVLAVPFDFSMHNFLLRHYLASAGVDPNKDVQIRAMRPPDMVAALAAGNIDGYLAPDPFNQRAVYEGVGFIYMLSKELWNGHPCCSFAVKEEFSKRFPNTYRALQLSFVESAQYARRNRQALVKDISAREYLNQPEQVVSAVLTGNFEDGKGRKHSISDRIDFDPYPWKSFAVWIISQMARWDYLKSVGDPRKSADAIYDTEGIRRAMTQLGLKAPNADYKTERIMGKTFDVKDFEKWRQGRV; this is encoded by the coding sequence ATGGAAACCAAAGCCAGCAAGATGCTCAGAGGTTTGATCCATCTTGAAGGATGCACCTGTAACGATTGTAATGGCTCCAGCAACCTTCTGGATGCTAGCCAAATGAACAGAAGAGAATTTACCATTGCCTTAGCCGGAGCGATGCTTACCATGCTTTACGATATCAAGTCTGCAATGGCATCCCCTCCACAAGATGTAGAAAAGCCAGAACTTACCATAGGCTTCATACCCATTACATGCGCCACGCCTCTGCTTACCGCAAGCATAAATAAGTTCTTTGAAAAATATGGTTTAAAGGTCAAACTGAGAAAGTTTAGCGGATGGGCTGAGATAAGAGACGCTTTCATATCTGGTGAAATTGATGGCGCACATCTGCTTGCTCCTTTACCTATAGCTCTTTCACTGGGTGTTTCCGGTAGTCCCATACCCACACGTTTGGTGGCAATGCAAAACATCAACGGTCAAGCAATAACCCTATCCTCAAAATACAGAGATAAAGTAAAGGGTCCCGCAGACTTCAAGGGGATGGTGCTTGCTGTCCCCTTTGATTTCTCAATGCATAACTTCCTACTAAGGCACTATCTAGCCTCTGCAGGTGTAGACCCCAACAAGGATGTTCAGATAAGAGCTATGAGACCACCGGACATGGTGGCAGCATTAGCTGCGGGAAACATAGATGGATATCTGGCGCCAGACCCCTTCAATCAGAGAGCAGTTTATGAGGGTGTTGGGTTTATATACATGCTCTCAAAGGAACTATGGAACGGGCATCCTTGTTGTTCCTTTGCTGTTAAGGAGGAATTCTCAAAAAGGTTCCCCAATACATACAGAGCCTTGCAGTTGTCCTTTGTAGAATCGGCTCAGTATGCCAGAAGAAATAGACAAGCTCTGGTAAAAGACATATCTGCACGGGAATATCTTAACCAGCCCGAGCAGGTGGTATCTGCAGTTCTAACAGGCAACTTCGAAGACGGCAAGGGCAGAAAACACAGCATATCAGACAGAATAGATTTTGACCCATATCCTTGGAAAAGCTTTGCAGTATGGATAATCAGTCAGATGGCAAGATGGGACTATCTGAAATCTGTGGGTGACCCGAGAAAATCTGCAGACGCCATATATGATACTGAAGGCATAAGAAGAGCTATGACTCAGCTAGGTCTCAAGGCGCCTAATGCAGATTACAAGACTGAAAGAATTATGGGTAAGACCTTTGATGTTAAGGACTTTGAAAAATGGAGGCAGGGGAGGGTTTAA
- a CDS encoding class II aldolase/adducin family protein: MEEVALRKLIEVGKLLYSEGLVDARAGNLSARLKDSLLITRRGVHLGRLTRWDFIRLPLYGEHILQERASSELVVHREVYRRTDHSTVVHAHPLATVVLSFERDLLEPVDSEGRALIGKVQVLPPLPSGSEELAEAVSEVIKSSRLVVVRAHGVFSADSDPFYAYAHISVLERSCKILLYYERGGLQRL; the protein is encoded by the coding sequence ATGGAAGAGGTAGCTCTAAGAAAGCTCATTGAGGTGGGGAAACTTCTCTATTCAGAGGGGCTTGTGGACGCAAGGGCGGGAAACCTGTCTGCAAGGCTAAAAGACAGCCTTCTTATAACCCGCAGGGGGGTCCACCTTGGAAGGCTTACCCGATGGGACTTTATAAGGCTACCCCTTTATGGAGAGCACATCCTTCAGGAGAGAGCCTCTTCTGAGCTTGTGGTTCACAGAGAGGTTTACAGAAGGACCGACCACTCGACGGTGGTTCACGCTCATCCTTTAGCTACAGTGGTTCTGTCCTTTGAAAGAGACCTTCTTGAGCCCGTGGACTCTGAGGGAAGAGCGCTCATAGGTAAGGTTCAGGTGCTACCTCCCTTACCTTCGGGAAGTGAAGAGCTTGCAGAGGCGGTCTCTGAAGTTATCAAATCCTCAAGGCTTGTGGTGGTAAGGGCTCACGGTGTCTTTTCTGCAGACTCTGACCCCTTTTATGCTTATGCTCATATATCTGTTCTTGAGCGTTCCTGTAAAATACTCCTCTATTATGAGCGAGGTGGTTTACAGAGGCTGTAA
- a CDS encoding ABC transporter ATP-binding protein yields the protein MKAFLTIDGVYKSYGKNPVLGGIYLNVGRGEFVSLIGHSGCGKSTLLRIVAGIEKADRGNILLDGSEITESGPDRAVVFQDYGLFPWFTLYENVYHAVDSALGKSLNRQQKREIVMKYLSLVGLEAHSDKYPAQTSGGMKQRVAIARALAVNPKVLLLDEPFGALDALTRATLQDELLKIWESDKKTVLMVTHDVDEAIYLSDRIVVMSNGPSAKIYEIVSVAIKRPRNRSELLNDKEYLEIKKHLLNTLQERLKKSEVQNLEKVTLSSV from the coding sequence ATGAAAGCGTTCTTGACAATAGATGGAGTCTACAAGAGCTATGGTAAAAACCCAGTTCTTGGTGGGATATATCTGAATGTGGGTCGTGGTGAGTTTGTTTCTCTAATAGGACATTCAGGATGTGGTAAGTCCACCCTTCTGAGAATAGTTGCTGGCATAGAAAAGGCTGATAGGGGGAACATACTGCTGGATGGGTCTGAGATTACAGAGTCTGGTCCGGACAGGGCTGTGGTTTTTCAGGATTATGGTCTTTTTCCGTGGTTTACCCTTTATGAAAATGTTTACCATGCTGTTGACTCAGCTCTCGGTAAATCACTAAATAGACAACAGAAAAGAGAGATAGTTATGAAATACCTCTCTCTTGTGGGTCTCGAAGCACACAGCGACAAGTATCCAGCTCAGACTTCTGGTGGAATGAAGCAGAGGGTAGCCATAGCGAGAGCTCTTGCAGTTAATCCGAAAGTGCTTCTTCTTGATGAACCGTTTGGAGCTCTTGATGCTCTAACAAGAGCTACACTGCAGGATGAACTTCTGAAAATATGGGAAAGTGACAAAAAAACGGTTCTTATGGTTACACACGACGTGGACGAAGCCATCTATCTTTCTGACCGAATAGTAGTAATGAGTAACGGTCCCTCCGCCAAAATATACGAGATAGTTAGCGTAGCCATAAAGAGGCCTAGAAACAGGTCGGAATTGCTTAACGATAAAGAGTATCTGGAGATAAAAAAACATCTTCTCAATACCCTGCAAGAAAGATTAAAGAAGTCAGAAGTTCAAAATCTTGAAAAAGTTACCCTAAGCTCTGTATGA
- a CDS encoding glycine cleavage system protein H: MSEVVYRGCKIPPELYYDIENQVWYRIEPDGTVTVGATDIGQTRAGRMVNVRIKAPGKHVPKGKPIASLESGKWTGPIPAVIEGEVVERNEELFDTPDLINDYPYTRGWIARLRPINLERDLKELFTGELAVQKLKEYIEREGVECKSG; encoded by the coding sequence ATGAGCGAGGTGGTTTACAGAGGCTGTAAAATACCCCCAGAGCTTTACTACGACATAGAAAATCAGGTCTGGTATAGAATTGAGCCCGATGGCACCGTGACTGTGGGTGCCACCGACATAGGTCAGACAAGAGCGGGTAGAATGGTAAACGTGCGTATAAAGGCTCCCGGCAAGCATGTACCCAAGGGAAAGCCCATCGCAAGCCTTGAAAGCGGCAAATGGACAGGTCCCATTCCTGCGGTTATAGAGGGTGAGGTGGTGGAAAGGAACGAAGAGCTCTTTGACACCCCAGACCTTATAAACGACTACCCTTACACAAGGGGCTGGATTGCAAGGCTCAGGCCCATAAATCTTGAGAGAGACCTGAAAGAGCTCTTTACTGGAGAGCTGGCAGTTCAGAAGCTAAAGGAATATATAGAGAGAGAAGGGGTTGAATGTAAAAGTGGATGA